TGGTTGACGACAAGGGGAAAAAAGGGATAAGCAAAGCCATAATCATCGGTGTACCCAAATATAACGACGACTTTCGATTTACCGGCGTCGTTTTGGCCGCTCTGCCCCTGGAAACCCTGGTGAACGATTATTTCATCAAGGGTGATACGCGTATTTTGCATGATACCTGGATGATTGACCACAACGGCACCCTCCTTGTCCATCCCGGAAATGAAAAAACGGGTATGGATGTCAGTATCCTCGAGAAGGGCTATATACAGGGAAAATTTTCTTTGAAGGAGAAAATTTTGAAGGAGCGGGCAGGGTATGGCGAATTTGTCCTGTCCGATGAAGACGCGAGAGGGGAGAAACATGTTGTGGCTTACGCACCGGTGGACTTCACCCGGGGCGTTTGGTTTCTCGCCGTCAGCACCCGGTACAGAGCAATCACGTCCGTCATCAGGCGGGCCTTCGTCAATACGATGATGGGAACGGGCGGGTTGATCGTTGTAATCCTCCTCGCCGGTTCCTATTTAACTTATGAAAGCAGAAAAAAACTGCAACTCAGAGAGGAGTTGAAGCGGATCACCGAACGCAGCGAGTGGCAGGAGAAGCTGTTGAGGGAAAAGAAAACAATCGAAGGGATCATCGAAGGATTTCCCATTCCCACATTCGTTATAAACAAAAATCACGAGGTGATTCTCTGGAACAGGGCCTGCACGGAACTGACCGGGTATGAAGCCCGGGATATGATCGGCACAAACAGACATTATCTGCCGTTTTATGCGGACAGCAGACCCCTTGTCGCGGATTTGATCATCGACCAGGATCTCGAAGGGATGGAACGGTATTATGGCGAAAAGAAAGCCAGGAAGTCGGAAAAGATCGAAGGCGCCTATGAATCCCGGGATTATTTTGAGAACCTGGGCGGCAAGCCCAGGCACCTGTACTTTCTGGCCGCTCCCATTTACGATGAAAAAGGTGAGATGATCGAGGCGATTGAAACGCTCCAGGACATATCCAAAGAAATCGCCATGTCCAAAAAGATCAAGGCCTATGCCAACAATCTCCAGGAAGAGCTGGATGCAAATATCCGTCTTCGGGAAGAGGTCGAATCGCTTTACGCATACCTTCAGTCCATCATCGACAGTTCACCGGACCGTCTTTATGAACTGGATGCGGACGGTATGATTAATTATGTGAGTGGCGATTTAAAACGCGGTGCCCACCTCGTGTCTCCTCGGTTCAAGGGAAAACATTTTATGGAATTCGTCGCTCCGGAACACAGGGAAGTGACCATGGAAAATTGGATGGGGCTGAAGCAGGGCGTGTTCAATCCCTATGAGATCGAGGCCCGCGCCAAAGACGGGACCAAAAGAAATTTGTTGATTACGCCGACCCGCGTCAAGGGGACAGACCGCTACCTTTTCGTTCAGCGCGATATTACGGAATTCAAAAATCTCGAAAAGAAATTCTATGAAAGCCAAAAGCTGGCCGCGGTAGGCCAACTTTCAGCAGGGATTGCCCATGAGGTTCGGAACCCCCTTTCGTCAATCAAGATGAGTCTTCAGATTCTCGAGAAGCGCATGAATCCCGAGGGAAATGATCTCAAGCGGTTCAGGATCGCCCAGCGGGAGGTGGAGCATCTGGAAAGTCTGGTGAATGATGTACTCATATACGCGAAACCCCTGGCACCGAAAAAGGAAATGGCCGATCTGCAGAGGGTTCTGGAAAGATCCCTTCATCTTTGCGAGCGTCATATAAAGGACAAGGAGATTCGGGTGAAGACGAGTTATGATGAGGACTTCCCGCTCCTGTTCATTGATACGGCCATGGTGGAACAGGCCCTGATCAACCTGTACCGGAATGCCGTCGATGCCATGGAAAAGGGAGGGGTTTTGTCCATTACCGTTCGCCAGCTAAATCGTGAGAATCCTGAGGCCCTGATTGAAATCAGCGACAATGGTTCCGGCATCGCGGAGGAGGACATGATCCATCTGTTCAATCCTTTCTTCACCAAAAAACAGTATGGGACCGGGCTTGGCCTGACACAGGTAAAAAAAATCATCGAACTCCATGGCGGCACAATCGATGTGGCCAGTGAAAAGGGGAGAGGTACGGAAGTTCGAATCTCCCTGCCTGTCAGCGAGCATTATTGATTTCCTGTGCCTTATATTCTGAAGCAACCGTAAGAGGCGGCATATTCCCATTCATGGAACCTTGAAAGAATAAATTCTCTTTCAATTGAGGATCAGGGGAGCCAAAAAGTTATGATAAAAGTTCTGGTGATAGACGACGACCTGTCCATCTGCGAGACCCTCGAGATGTATTTAACCGAGGAGGGTTATACGGTTTATACGGCCAACACGGGGACGGACGGATTAAACAAGTTTATCGAAACGAACCCGGATGTCGTCATTCTGGACATCCGTCTCCCCGATATAACAGGCTTCACGGTTCTCGAAGACCTGCGGGAGGAAAATGAAAATGTCAAAGTCATCATGATTACGGCGCACCATGACATGGAATCGACGATCAATGCCATGAAGGGAGGGGCCTTCGATTACATTCACAAACCGATTCATATCGACGAACTGGATATGGCGATAAAGAAGGCTCTCAAAACCCAGGAAATGGAGAAGAAGATCGATGGCTTGCTCATGGAACCGTCACGCAGCTTCAAAGTCGGGGACATCATCGGTACAGGCCGAGAGATGCGGGAGATATTCAAAACAATCGGGGTGGTTTCCCAGAGCCGGACGACGGTTCTGATTCAGGGAGAGAGCGGAACGGGAAAGGAACTGATCGCCAAGGTCATTCACCACAATACCTCGCCTGACGAACCCTACATTGCGATCAACTGTTCGGCAATTGTGGAAACGCTTCTGGAGTCCGAGCTGTTCGGGCATGAAAAGGGATCCTTTACGGGAGCGATAAGCCGGAAATTGGGCAAATTTGAATTGGCCCGTTATGGAACGGTTTTTCTCGATGAAATCAGTGAAATGTCCCTGAATCTCCAGGCCAAGCTGCTTCGGGTCCTGCAGGAAATGGAATTTGAGCGGGTTGGAGGGAAGGATCGGGTCAAGGTGAATGCGCGAATCATTGCCGCGACGAACAAGGATTTCAAAATAATGGTCAAGGAGGGAAGATTCAGGGACGATCTCTTCTATAGGCTGAACATCGTGGCAATTACCATTCCACCGCTCAGGGAAAGAAGGGAGGACATTCCACCGCTTGTTGATTACCTGATAGTAAAGATCAACCGTGACCTTCATAAAAAGGTCATGGGAGTCTCCCCGGAAATGATGGATTTGTTCATGCAGTATTCCTGGCCCGGCAATATCCGGGAACTGGAAAACCTGCTGGTTCGCGCGGTGGTGGTGGCCAAGGGCCAGATCCTCGTCAAAGCCGATTTTCCCGATCTTATTGAACATGCTTCCGGTGAAGTTCCGTCTCAACCCCCGATCGTTGAAGATTTTCCCAAAACGGAAAAACCGATGACCCTGGATCAGGTGGAAGAGGTTTACATCAGGAAGGTTTTGGCAGAAAACACCCATAAGAATAAGGGGGAGATCTGTGAGATTCTCGGAATTTCAAGACCGACACTGGAACGAAAGCTCGAAAAGTACGAAATTTCCTTCGAAAGAGATTAGAGGCTGGTCCGATGAGGATAACGTCCGCTGAATTTATTAAAAGTGCTGAAACAACAGACCATTACACGCCGGAAACCTTGCCTGAAGTGGCTTTTGCGGGACGGTCAAACTCCGGTAAATCCACCCTCATCAATACGCTCGCTGGTTATCGTCGACTGGCCAAGGCCAGTACAAGTCCGGGACGGACCCGATTGATCCAGTTTTTTGTGATCAACGGAACAATTTCTTTTGCCGATCTGCCGGGTTACGGATACGCAAAGGTGCCCCAGTCTCTCCGGGTTTCCTGGCGTTCCATGGTCGAGACCTATTTCCGGGAGCGGGGGAATCTGCGGCTGGTGATTCTGGTGGCCGATATCCGGCGGGATATAAGTGATGACGAGCGCATGCTCATTGACTGGTTGGGTTTGTATGGGCGTCCGGTAATCCTCGTGTTATCGAAGATTGATAAATTGTCGCGGAATCAACGGAATGTAAGACTGAAACACATCCGTCAGTCTCTGGATGCCTTGCCCGCTGAGAATCTTTTCCTCTGTTCGGCACGGACAGGGGAGGGAAAGGAAAAAATCTGGCTTCGCATTGAGGATGCGCTGAAATCTCAAACGGGTATTTCGCAAGGTCCCCTCACCATGTCCGGTCTTCCGGAGTGAAGAATGCTTCTTTACATCGAAGGCGGATATTTTTCTCCCGTTGATTCGTAGGGCAGGGCGAAAGCTTCGCACAAGCCGATCCATGGGGACCCTTGTCTCACAACGGGGAACGACTCTGATCTTTATCCAGAACGCTCCCTGGATACGGGTATTGACCGGAATTGCCAACAGGCGCGGCGTGCAAAGCCATCAAAGCGGTTCTGCCTGGACGGGCACCGAACAAAACGCCAACCCGATTGCCGTTTCAACGAAAGCAGCGGCATGCCCTTCTCTGGAATTTTACCACTCAGCCCTCCGCAGAAACGAAGCCGCGGGCCGGTGTGCCTGTGTCTCCCGGCGTGCCGGCCATCTGGGCCAGATAGACGGCACCGAGGGTTTTGATGTGGCCGGAGACATTGTCGAAGTAATTGAAGTGCGTCTGTTCTTCGTCAATTATGGTTTCGAAAAGCTTTGCGCTGACGCTGTCCCCGTTATCACGACAGACCTTCAGGAACTGGTTGTATTCATCGACCGTATCGTCTTCCAACTTGGCGTCGAAAGAGAACACGACATCCACTTCCTGGGCTTTCACTGTTTCTGCGGCACTGTCCGTTGTGGGTTCGCCACCCAATTCTTTGATCCGTTCGGCAAACATTTCGGCGTGACGCATTTCATCGATGGCGATCAGCTTGACTTTCAGGGCCAATTCGCCGTAATCGGCATTGTCCAGGTTGTAATGCTGATTCATGTACTGATGGATCGCATGTAACTCCATCGAACGGGCCTTATTCAATGTCTCGATGACCTTTTCTCTTCTTTTCTCTCTTTCCGGTTGTCCCATAATGTACCTCCCCTTTGAAAATTTATCGCACGTCTGTTTTTAGTGGTTTTCCCGATCAAGGGTCTTGGCAAGGAATCGGTCACACCGATCTCAAAGAATCTTTATTTTAGTCATAATTTTTTATCTGTGCAACCGGTAAATTTCGATGTTTCGAGTGTTTGCGCTTCCCCACGGACAGGAGGGTGAAAATGGAGATGATTTGTTGACGAACCCTGGAAAACTTTGTTAATGTCCCAAGACATGACGTAAACGTAAGAATGGATCAATTCTCGAAGAAGGAGGTTGCGAATTTATCATGTATAGCGCTGTCAAAATCAGTAATAATGTTTACTGGGTAGGGGCTGTTGACTGGAATATCCGTGATTTCCACGGTTATCAAACCAAAAGGGGAACCACCTATAACGCCTATTTGATCGTGTCCGAAAAAGCGGCCCTGATCGATACGGTGAGGGCGCCCTTCAAAGATGAAATGATGTCCCGCATCAGATCCGTCATCGATCCGAAGGAAATTGAAATTATCGTCTCCAACCATGCGGAGATGGATCACACGGGTTGTCTGCCTGATCTGATCAGAGAACTCAAGCCGGAAGCCGTCTACGCTTCACCCATGGGCGCAAAGGTCTTGCAGGAACTCTTTACGCTTCCCCAGGAGGTCATTCCCGTTAAGGACGAGGATTCCATTTCACTTGGAAACATGAATCTTACCTGCATGGAAACGCGGATGGTACACTGGCCGGACAGCATGTTTTCCTACCTTGAGGATGACAAGCTTTTGTTTTCCCAGGACGGATTCGGAATGCATTATGCGTCCTCCGAGAGGTTCGATGGGGATATTCCCGAATCAATTCTCGAATACGAAGCCTCGACATATTTCGCGAATATTTTGCTCCCTTTCGCTCCCATGGTGGCTAAACTCATTAAGCGCATCACGAGTTCCGGTCTCGAAATCAGGATCGTTGCTCCCGACCACGGACCGGTCTGGAAACGGAATCCCCAGGGAATTATCCAGAAGTACATTGACTGGTCCGAACAGAAGCCCTCGGACAAGGCCGTGATCGTCTATGGTTCCATGTGGCAGAATACGGAGAAAATGGCCCGGAGCATCGCGGAGGGACTTGCCTTTCGGGGTATTCACGTGAAAACCATGTGCATGGATGTCCATCACCGGAGCGAGGTGATGTACGAACTGCTCGATTCGGCGGCAGTCGTCATCGGTTCCTCGACGCTGAATAATAATATGTTGCCTCAGATGGCGGATATTCTGACCTACATGAAGGGTTTGAAACCAAAGAATCTGATGGGATTCGCTTTCGGTTCCTACGGATGGAGCGGCGAAGGCGCCGTACATGTCGATGCCCAGATGAAAGAGATGGGAATTGAGTTGACGGGTGAACCCCTGCGGGCAAAGAATGCTCCGACCGAAGCGATCTTCAGGGAGTGCTACGAACGCGGCGATGCGTTGGGAGAAAAGATACAGAATTTGCTGGACCGATAAAAAAACAATATACGAACAGGAGGAGTGAAGATGCAAAAATATGTCTGTACGGTGTGCGGTTATATTTATGATCCTGCAAAGGGTGACCCCGACAAGGGAGTCGCCCCGGGAGTAGAATTTGAAGACCTTCCCGCAAGCTGGATATGCCCCCTCTGCGGCGCGGGAAAAGAATATTTCAAAGCGGAATAAGACCGGCCCACGGAACCAAGAAGGAGAGGCAGGGCCGTTCCTGTCTCTCCTTCTCGATGAATCAGAACGTTATTTTCGCCAGGGAGACATTGTTTCTTGAAATTGCTCATTAAATGGATCATCTAGACGGCATCGATCATATTCGTATCCTACATTCTCGATGGCATTCAGATTGACAGCTTCCTGACGGCTTTGATCGCCGCGGCCCTTCTGGGCATTCTCAACACGGTTGTTCGTCCCCTCTTGATCCTCTTAACACTTCCCGTCAATCTGATGACCTTTGGAATTTTTATTTTTGTCATCAATGCCATGCTCCTCATGCTGGTTTCTCATGTCATCAGCGGTTTTCAGGTCAACGGTTTCTGGACGGCCGTATCCGGTTCGATCCTGATCACCCTTAGCAGCGCTCTTCTGAATCGGCTCATCAAAGAGAATCCTCCTCCGAAACCACCCCGTTTTACAGGGGTCGTCGACCTGGAGGAAAAAGAAAAGGGACGTTGGGAATGACGGAACCCGTTGTTTTGACACCCGCCATGAAACAGTACCTTGATATCAAGTCACAACATCAGGATGCAATCCTGCTTTTCCGTATGGGCGATTTCTATGAAATGTTTTTTGAAGACGCTCAGACAGCATCCCGCGAGCTTGATTTAACACTGACTTCCCGGAACAAGGGGAAGGAAGACGCTATCCCCCTGTGCGGATTCCCCTACCATGCGGCCTCCTCGTACATTTCCAAACTGATCAACAAGGGGTACAGAGTGGCTATCTGTGAGCAGATGGAGGATCCGAAACTTGCCAAGGGGGTCGTCAAGCGGGATGTGGTCAGAATCGTCACGCCGGGACTGGTCGTTGACGACAGCAATTTGAATCCCAAAGAGAATAATTTTCTTGCCTCGGCATACTGGGCAGAGCAGTGTTACGGAACCGCCTTTGTCGATTTATCGACGGGTGAATTCCGGGTCGGCGCGTCTGGTGACTGGGAGAGCTTTCTCTCCACATTGACAACTTTCAGGTTTCGCGAACTGCTCTTGGCTGAAAATATGCCGGAAAAAAACCGATTGGCCGAAGCGCTGGGAGAAATGCATTCATACCGCTGCAACGAGTTTCCCGAAACGTATTTCGATACGTCGGGGGCAGCAGATCTCCTGAGGGAACAGTTCGAAGCGGGACTTGTACAAAGACTAAATATTGCGGATAAACCTGCCGTACTGGGTGCCGCCGGCGCCGCTTTGCGCTATATCAAAGAAACACAGAAAGGTCAGATCAGCCATCTGAACAAAATCGAATGGTATCACTCCGACGTCTATCTTTTGATTGATGAGGCGGCCAGACGAAACCTGGAGATCTTTTCAACCATGGCCGAAAATACCGC
This DNA window, taken from Deltaproteobacteria bacterium, encodes the following:
- a CDS encoding PAS domain S-box protein, whose protein sequence is MSERHDKKELGFRMVASIWVATVVIICLILLLAITIQHKIEEGMVEQSGRQQMAIAKEKAGRIEELLRDIERRLVILSRLPSVKKIRPDDTAKSIRVIFNDLEGKVKFIARLDEKGDVLIVHPEGMVTGRFGHGLQYIRYFEEIERTGKPYISDLIMLELVDDKGKKGISKAIIIGVPKYNDDFRFTGVVLAALPLETLVNDYFIKGDTRILHDTWMIDHNGTLLVHPGNEKTGMDVSILEKGYIQGKFSLKEKILKERAGYGEFVLSDEDARGEKHVVAYAPVDFTRGVWFLAVSTRYRAITSVIRRAFVNTMMGTGGLIVVILLAGSYLTYESRKKLQLREELKRITERSEWQEKLLREKKTIEGIIEGFPIPTFVINKNHEVILWNRACTELTGYEARDMIGTNRHYLPFYADSRPLVADLIIDQDLEGMERYYGEKKARKSEKIEGAYESRDYFENLGGKPRHLYFLAAPIYDEKGEMIEAIETLQDISKEIAMSKKIKAYANNLQEELDANIRLREEVESLYAYLQSIIDSSPDRLYELDADGMINYVSGDLKRGAHLVSPRFKGKHFMEFVAPEHREVTMENWMGLKQGVFNPYEIEARAKDGTKRNLLITPTRVKGTDRYLFVQRDITEFKNLEKKFYESQKLAAVGQLSAGIAHEVRNPLSSIKMSLQILEKRMNPEGNDLKRFRIAQREVEHLESLVNDVLIYAKPLAPKKEMADLQRVLERSLHLCERHIKDKEIRVKTSYDEDFPLLFIDTAMVEQALINLYRNAVDAMEKGGVLSITVRQLNRENPEALIEISDNGSGIAEEDMIHLFNPFFTKKQYGTGLGLTQVKKIIELHGGTIDVASEKGRGTEVRISLPVSEHY
- a CDS encoding sigma-54-dependent Fis family transcriptional regulator, which codes for MIKVLVIDDDLSICETLEMYLTEEGYTVYTANTGTDGLNKFIETNPDVVILDIRLPDITGFTVLEDLREENENVKVIMITAHHDMESTINAMKGGAFDYIHKPIHIDELDMAIKKALKTQEMEKKIDGLLMEPSRSFKVGDIIGTGREMREIFKTIGVVSQSRTTVLIQGESGTGKELIAKVIHHNTSPDEPYIAINCSAIVETLLESELFGHEKGSFTGAISRKLGKFELARYGTVFLDEISEMSLNLQAKLLRVLQEMEFERVGGKDRVKVNARIIAATNKDFKIMVKEGRFRDDLFYRLNIVAITIPPLRERREDIPPLVDYLIVKINRDLHKKVMGVSPEMMDLFMQYSWPGNIRELENLLVRAVVVAKGQILVKADFPDLIEHASGEVPSQPPIVEDFPKTEKPMTLDQVEEVYIRKVLAENTHKNKGEICEILGISRPTLERKLEKYEISFERD
- a CDS encoding YihA family ribosome biogenesis GTP-binding protein, which produces MRITSAEFIKSAETTDHYTPETLPEVAFAGRSNSGKSTLINTLAGYRRLAKASTSPGRTRLIQFFVINGTISFADLPGYGYAKVPQSLRVSWRSMVETYFRERGNLRLVILVADIRRDISDDERMLIDWLGLYGRPVILVLSKIDKLSRNQRNVRLKHIRQSLDALPAENLFLCSARTGEGKEKIWLRIEDALKSQTGISQGPLTMSGLPE
- a CDS encoding bacterioferritin — translated: MGQPEREKRREKVIETLNKARSMELHAIHQYMNQHYNLDNADYGELALKVKLIAIDEMRHAEMFAERIKELGGEPTTDSAAETVKAQEVDVVFSFDAKLEDDTVDEYNQFLKVCRDNGDSVSAKLFETIIDEEQTHFNYFDNVSGHIKTLGAVYLAQMAGTPGDTGTPARGFVSAEG
- a CDS encoding FprA family A-type flavoprotein yields the protein MYSAVKISNNVYWVGAVDWNIRDFHGYQTKRGTTYNAYLIVSEKAALIDTVRAPFKDEMMSRIRSVIDPKEIEIIVSNHAEMDHTGCLPDLIRELKPEAVYASPMGAKVLQELFTLPQEVIPVKDEDSISLGNMNLTCMETRMVHWPDSMFSYLEDDKLLFSQDGFGMHYASSERFDGDIPESILEYEASTYFANILLPFAPMVAKLIKRITSSGLEIRIVAPDHGPVWKRNPQGIIQKYIDWSEQKPSDKAVIVYGSMWQNTEKMARSIAEGLAFRGIHVKTMCMDVHHRSEVMYELLDSAAVVIGSSTLNNNMLPQMADILTYMKGLKPKNLMGFAFGSYGWSGEGAVHVDAQMKEMGIELTGEPLRAKNAPTEAIFRECYERGDALGEKIQNLLDR
- a CDS encoding rubredoxin, whose amino-acid sequence is MQKYVCTVCGYIYDPAKGDPDKGVAPGVEFEDLPASWICPLCGAGKEYFKAE